Proteins encoded by one window of Companilactobacillus ginsenosidimutans:
- a CDS encoding Xaa-Pro dipeptidyl-peptidase: MLNNQFAIKPTDYQTQLNELHDIHFIDTDNEDESNPIKLWKNFLRKSFLDSNSDSVFSQKLSTLMATPDVNLNSYLEENSRLNIAAFYNVALQLLGFPPDIDFSFADPLEGMKKIQLKIVDHQDKFLTVDELKSAWYWLLATHNKDGQTYLDSLAAQGYFVSFYDDETVQKPLLFNGKTLPVFNPHRLIREVVYVESPQDTDHDGKLDLLKVEILRPAESNNGLKVPTLYTASPYNQGTNDETGDRLMHNVNIPLTHKNPDTNKYADIEYTDSESTLPAARPVKGTSESTEETFAREQSYTLNDYFLARGFGVAYAAGIGTKDSDGVRTTGDPEETVSTISVIEWLAGNRRAFTNKIDNIAIKADWSNKHVAMTGRSYLGTLATAAATTGVEGLKAILCEAAISSWYDYYRDGGLVIAPGGFPGEDADVLAEETFSRRLQAGDYHKVKTTWDNQLKSITEGQDRATGNYNTFWDARNYRKNAKNIKADVMFVHGLNDWNVKPRNVERLWNDIAGNDISKKIILHQGQHIYINAFRSIDFTDIANLWLTNELWDVDNGAQKLLPNVIVQDNVKSETWNSYSSWSNKQNAEKNYYLSEDTLRPTKEPTSDIQIFSDKLPENIFANYCKNIDKWQNDLVTENNNSLKKNRLIFKSDRLSSELLLDGTPKINLRIASDQNIGMLSFQVIDYGISKRLNVSPSILKAKGLAETYDWREDDLREFQISHKPSEYKMITKGHINLQNRKNNYHVQEISPNKFYDISVELQPTMYRLIEGHQLGLVIYATDFGMTIRGNQNINYSVDPKYSSLVVPFHSAK; the protein is encoded by the coding sequence ATGCTAAACAATCAATTCGCAATAAAGCCAACTGACTACCAAACTCAGCTAAATGAACTACACGATATTCACTTCATTGATACAGACAATGAGGATGAATCAAATCCAATAAAACTCTGGAAAAATTTTTTAAGGAAAAGCTTTCTAGACTCAAATAGCGATTCAGTGTTCTCACAAAAACTTTCTACACTAATGGCTACTCCTGACGTAAATTTGAATTCATATCTTGAAGAAAATTCAAGATTAAACATTGCTGCTTTCTATAATGTCGCCTTGCAATTATTGGGTTTCCCACCTGATATTGACTTCTCATTTGCTGACCCATTAGAAGGAATGAAAAAAATTCAGCTAAAAATTGTCGATCATCAAGATAAATTTTTAACAGTAGATGAATTAAAATCAGCATGGTATTGGCTTCTAGCTACTCACAATAAAGACGGACAAACATACTTGGACTCATTGGCTGCGCAAGGATATTTCGTCAGTTTCTATGATGATGAAACCGTTCAAAAGCCCCTACTCTTCAACGGAAAAACCTTGCCGGTATTTAATCCACATAGATTGATTCGTGAAGTTGTTTATGTAGAATCACCCCAAGATACCGATCATGATGGAAAATTAGATTTACTAAAGGTCGAAATCCTACGTCCTGCTGAATCGAATAATGGACTTAAAGTTCCAACTTTGTATACTGCAAGTCCATATAATCAAGGAACAAATGATGAGACTGGCGACAGGTTAATGCACAACGTCAACATCCCTCTTACTCACAAAAATCCTGATACAAATAAATATGCTGACATAGAGTACACAGACAGTGAATCCACTTTACCTGCAGCACGTCCGGTCAAAGGCACTTCTGAATCAACTGAGGAAACCTTTGCTAGAGAACAGTCATATACACTAAACGATTATTTCTTAGCCCGTGGCTTTGGTGTTGCATATGCTGCAGGAATAGGTACAAAAGATTCTGACGGAGTGCGGACAACCGGTGATCCGGAAGAAACTGTATCAACAATTTCAGTTATCGAATGGCTAGCTGGCAATAGACGTGCCTTTACCAATAAAATTGACAATATTGCAATCAAAGCAGATTGGTCAAACAAACATGTTGCAATGACCGGTCGCTCATATCTAGGTACCCTGGCAACTGCCGCTGCGACGACTGGTGTTGAAGGCTTGAAAGCCATTCTATGTGAGGCTGCAATTTCAAGTTGGTATGATTACTACCGTGATGGTGGATTAGTCATTGCACCAGGTGGATTCCCTGGCGAGGATGCCGATGTACTTGCAGAAGAAACATTTAGCAGACGCCTTCAGGCTGGAGATTATCACAAAGTTAAAACAACGTGGGATAATCAGCTGAAAAGTATTACCGAGGGTCAAGATAGAGCAACCGGAAATTATAATACTTTTTGGGACGCAAGAAACTATCGTAAAAATGCTAAAAACATTAAAGCTGACGTCATGTTTGTTCACGGACTAAATGATTGGAATGTTAAGCCACGTAACGTTGAGAGATTGTGGAACGACATTGCAGGAAATGATATTTCTAAAAAAATTATTCTTCATCAAGGTCAGCATATTTACATTAATGCTTTCCGATCAATCGATTTTACTGATATTGCGAACCTCTGGTTGACCAATGAGTTGTGGGATGTTGATAACGGTGCCCAGAAGCTCTTGCCAAATGTTATCGTTCAAGATAATGTTAAATCTGAAACTTGGAACAGTTATTCAAGTTGGAGCAATAAGCAAAACGCTGAAAAGAATTATTACTTATCTGAGGACACTCTTAGACCAACAAAAGAGCCCACTTCAGATATTCAGATTTTTTCTGATAAGTTACCAGAAAATATCTTTGCTAACTATTGTAAAAATATAGATAAGTGGCAAAATGATTTGGTTACGGAAAATAATAATTCACTTAAAAAGAATCGATTGATATTCAAATCTGACCGATTGTCCTCAGAATTATTATTGGATGGAACTCCCAAAATCAACTTAAGAATTGCTAGTGACCAAAACATTGGAATGCTTAGTTTTCAAGTGATTGACTATGGTATAAGCAAACGATTGAACGTCTCACCTAGCATTCTTAAAGCAAAGGGATTGGCTGAAACTTATGATTGGCGTGAAGACGATTTGCGAGAATTTCAAATCTCCCACAAACCTTCCGAATACAAAATGATTACTAAAGGTCACATCAATTTACAAAACCGCAAAAATAATTATCATGTCCAAGAAATATCTCCAAACAAGTTTTATGATATTTCGGTTGAACTACAGCCCACTATGTATCGCTTGATTGAAGGTCATCAGCTTGGACTAGTTATTTATGCGACAGATTTTGGAATGACCATCCGAGGAAATCAGAATATTAATTATAGTGTTGATCCAAAATATTCATCACTAGTTGTTCCTTTCCACAGCGCTAAATAA
- a CDS encoding KUP/HAK/KT family potassium transporter: protein MDKKDLNMLKKNPHSKMSVAGFLIALGIVYGDIGTSPLYVMHSLMIGNGGLKNMSDNFILGSVSLIFWTLTIVTTTKYVLIALRADNRGEGGIFALYTLVRKRAKWLIIPAMIGGATFLADGMMTPAVTVTAAIEGLKGIAINNNVLIHTQTQVIIITIIILSTLFFIQRFGTQLIGKAFGPIMTVWFAFLGLLGLFNLSYDWSVLRALNPYYAIQLLTSPYNLRGIFILGSIFLATTGAEALYSDMGHVGRPNIYTSWPFVKICLLLSYLGQATWILRVRDTAINLPANFNPFYESMPPKLRLFGIFLAAMAAIIASQALISGSYTLVSEATKLRIFPRLKTYYPTNFKGQLYIPTVNSIIWIVCIFLVIFFQNSENMSNAYGLEITITMLMTTILLHQWMLMKRLNKFFTTFIIGFFFVIESIFLITNSSKFIQGAYITMIIAGVLIGIMFVWRYGDRLMDDNTFRSHFASLLAFKHQLNDLRKDPSYPLTTTNLVYLTKVHDGYRIKKNILYSILDKRPKRAEVYWFVTVNVTDEPYTAAYSAETFDTDYMVSVQLYLGFRVDQKVNVYLRQIVNDLMSNGEIKTQPQKYTTIPDRQVGDFSFVLIKEVLSPDTRISGVKKGIIHLRLVLQKFISPANWFGLSYSDVVEERVPLVLGKVSLNRIRLVRKDRSALKDIPVDNPVGDDDDEDED from the coding sequence ATGGATAAAAAAGATTTGAATATGCTTAAGAAAAATCCGCACTCAAAAATGTCCGTTGCTGGTTTTCTTATTGCATTAGGTATTGTTTATGGGGACATCGGTACATCGCCTCTATATGTAATGCACTCGCTAATGATCGGAAATGGCGGACTTAAAAACATGTCCGACAATTTCATCTTAGGTAGTGTGTCACTTATTTTCTGGACTTTGACGATTGTTACGACTACTAAGTATGTTTTAATTGCTCTTCGAGCCGATAACCGTGGTGAAGGTGGAATCTTTGCACTTTACACTCTGGTTCGAAAACGTGCCAAATGGCTGATTATCCCCGCAATGATTGGTGGAGCCACCTTCTTGGCTGATGGTATGATGACTCCTGCAGTTACCGTTACAGCGGCAATTGAAGGTCTCAAAGGCATTGCTATTAACAACAATGTCTTGATTCACACCCAGACCCAAGTAATTATTATCACAATAATTATCTTGTCGACGTTGTTCTTCATTCAACGTTTCGGTACTCAATTAATTGGTAAAGCTTTCGGTCCAATTATGACCGTCTGGTTTGCCTTCCTTGGTTTGTTAGGATTATTCAATCTTTCTTATGATTGGTCAGTTTTAAGAGCATTGAACCCTTATTACGCCATTCAACTTTTGACCAGCCCATATAATCTACGTGGTATTTTCATTTTAGGAAGTATCTTCCTTGCCACAACTGGTGCCGAAGCGTTGTATTCGGATATGGGACACGTTGGCCGTCCTAACATTTATACTAGTTGGCCATTTGTTAAAATTTGTTTGCTTCTAAGTTATTTAGGACAAGCAACATGGATTCTAAGAGTACGTGATACAGCCATTAATTTGCCTGCAAACTTTAATCCATTTTACGAATCAATGCCACCTAAGTTAAGATTATTTGGTATCTTTTTAGCAGCTATGGCCGCAATTATTGCTTCTCAAGCATTGATTTCTGGTTCATATACGCTTGTATCTGAAGCTACAAAGTTAAGAATTTTTCCAAGATTAAAGACTTACTATCCAACGAACTTCAAAGGTCAACTGTACATTCCAACAGTTAACTCAATCATTTGGATTGTTTGTATCTTCTTAGTAATTTTCTTCCAAAACTCAGAAAATATGTCAAATGCATATGGTCTGGAAATTACCATCACTATGCTAATGACAACAATCCTGTTGCACCAATGGATGTTGATGAAGCGACTAAATAAATTTTTCACCACCTTCATCATTGGGTTCTTCTTTGTAATTGAAAGTATTTTCTTAATTACAAACAGTAGTAAATTCATCCAAGGTGCCTACATTACGATGATTATTGCTGGTGTCTTGATTGGTATCATGTTCGTTTGGAGATATGGTGACAGACTTATGGATGACAATACATTCAGAAGTCACTTTGCCTCACTATTAGCATTCAAACACCAATTAAACGACTTGAGAAAAGATCCAAGTTATCCACTAACAACTACAAACTTGGTTTACTTAACCAAAGTTCACGATGGATATCGAATTAAGAAAAATATTCTCTATTCAATTTTAGATAAACGACCAAAACGAGCGGAAGTATATTGGTTCGTAACAGTCAACGTTACCGATGAGCCATATACCGCAGCCTACAGTGCCGAAACCTTCGACACAGACTACATGGTCAGTGTTCAATTGTACTTAGGTTTCCGAGTTGATCAAAAAGTTAACGTCTATCTAAGACAAATCGTTAATGACTTAATGTCAAACGGTGAAATTAAAACACAACCACAAAAATACACAACAATCCCTGATCGCCAAGTAGGAGATTTCTCATTTGTACTAATAAAAGAAGTCCTCTCACCAGACACAAGAATCAGTGGAGTCAAAAAAGGAATCATACATCTAAGACTAGTACTACAAAAGTTCATCTCCCCCGCCAACTGGTTCGGACTATCCTACAGTGACGTAGTAGAAGAACGAGTACCACTAGTACTAGGAAAAGTATCCTTAAACAGAATAAGATTAGTCAGAAAAGACCGATCAGCATTAAAAGACATCCCAGTCGATAATCCTGTCGGAGACGACGATGACGAAGATGAAGATTAG